One window of Thermocoleostomius sinensis A174 genomic DNA carries:
- a CDS encoding cyanophycinase, whose amino-acid sequence MSTESKPGALVIIGGAEDRDGDCIVLREFVRAAGGVNARIAVMTAATSLPKEVGEDYIRVFERLGAASVDAIHTEHRDDSEREASIRIVEEATGIFFTGGDQSRIVDFIRGTSLDKVIHKRHQQGTVIGGTSAGAAMMPDEMIVGGASVANPSVDAVSMGPGMGFLPGIVIDQHFAQRGRLGRLLAALVLQPAVLGLGIDEDTGIIVNGDEFEVVGQGSVTVVDETTATHNNLEGLLKDEPIALCGVKLHILPHGYRFNLKTHQPLV is encoded by the coding sequence ATGAGTACTGAGTCGAAACCAGGCGCTTTGGTTATCATTGGCGGCGCCGAAGATCGAGACGGTGATTGTATTGTCTTGCGAGAATTTGTTCGAGCGGCAGGCGGTGTTAATGCTCGCATTGCCGTCATGACAGCGGCTACTAGTTTACCGAAAGAGGTGGGAGAAGATTATATTCGCGTCTTTGAGCGGCTAGGAGCAGCGTCGGTGGATGCAATTCATACCGAACATCGCGATGATTCGGAGCGGGAAGCTTCGATTCGCATCGTTGAAGAAGCGACAGGAATTTTCTTTACAGGCGGCGACCAGTCGCGGATTGTGGATTTCATTCGAGGCACTTCTCTGGACAAGGTCATTCACAAGCGGCATCAACAAGGCACCGTGATTGGGGGTACCAGTGCTGGGGCTGCTATGATGCCTGATGAGATGATTGTAGGTGGCGCGTCGGTTGCCAACCCTAGTGTCGATGCGGTCAGCATGGGGCCGGGAATGGGCTTTTTGCCCGGTATTGTAATCGATCAACATTTTGCCCAGCGGGGACGGTTGGGGCGTCTCCTGGCGGCGCTGGTGTTGCAACCGGCCGTATTGGGATTGGGCATTGACGAAGACACGGGTATCATTGTCAACGGTGATGAGTTTGAAGTAGTTGGGCAAGGTAGTGTCACCGTTGTCGATGAAACGACTGCAACCCACAATAATCTGGAGGGCTTATTGAAAGACGAGCCGATCGCTCTGTGTGGCGTCAAGCTACACATTCTGCCGCATGGCTATCGGTTTAATCTGAAAACACACCAACCGCTGGTGTGA
- a CDS encoding M14 family metallopeptidase, translated as MTTLIDTAAVTSVQTTYTGDRLQGVSVISELNVNDLGVGKHRFFFQGVQMGTGQHWYLPVVVAKGAPGKRIVLTAGVHGDELSPVNALQRIMAQLDPLQMTGTVMAVYDLSRPAKEYTQRNWPIAQKGGALIDLNRVWPGDEAGDHPPIRHAGLLWNRLFQPNVDVALDFHTASTGGDFTMFIFADFRNPETRQLAELFPVEQIKNDPGEGGSLELAFAQAGIPVMTIEIGGPRVFDARKIAMAIEGSLNVLKHYQVIEGSIGRTSREAGTFFGDEMETIRATTGGYLEMLVDLKDKVTPGQTVAIQRNSFGDIVAEYTVSVAGEVATIARDALTEPGSRILQILYNRANSTVT; from the coding sequence ATGACAACTCTAATTGATACCGCAGCAGTGACTTCAGTGCAGACAACTTACACAGGCGATCGGCTCCAGGGCGTCTCGGTAATCAGTGAATTAAATGTGAACGATTTGGGAGTGGGAAAGCACCGCTTTTTCTTTCAGGGCGTACAGATGGGAACAGGACAACACTGGTATTTGCCAGTCGTGGTGGCAAAGGGTGCACCGGGCAAACGCATCGTCCTGACGGCCGGTGTACATGGCGATGAGTTGAGTCCGGTGAATGCGTTGCAACGCATCATGGCACAACTTGACCCGTTGCAAATGACAGGTACGGTGATGGCAGTCTACGATCTCTCTCGTCCAGCGAAGGAATATACTCAGCGGAATTGGCCGATCGCGCAGAAGGGCGGAGCCTTAATTGACCTGAACCGAGTTTGGCCCGGTGATGAAGCGGGTGATCATCCTCCCATCCGTCATGCTGGGTTATTGTGGAACCGACTGTTCCAACCGAATGTGGATGTGGCGCTTGACTTTCATACCGCCTCAACCGGAGGCGACTTCACCATGTTCATCTTTGCTGATTTCCGCAACCCAGAAACTCGTCAACTTGCAGAGTTGTTTCCAGTCGAGCAGATCAAAAATGATCCGGGGGAAGGTGGCTCTTTGGAACTGGCGTTTGCGCAAGCAGGCATTCCGGTAATGACGATCGAAATTGGTGGCCCTCGAGTTTTTGATGCCCGCAAGATTGCCATGGCGATTGAAGGCAGCCTGAATGTGCTGAAGCACTATCAGGTGATTGAGGGTTCGATCGGTCGCACCTCCAGAGAGGCAGGAACATTCTTCGGGGATGAGATGGAAACCATTCGCGCGACTACAGGTGGCTATCTAGAAATGCTGGTGGATCTAAAAGACAAGGTGACACCAGGACAAACAGTGGCAATTCAGCGCAATTCCTTTGGTGACATTGTGGCAGAGTACACTGTCAGTGTAGCGGGGGAAGTGGCGACAATTGCACGTGATGCTTTGACAGAACCTGGTTCCCGTATCCTTCAGATTTTGTACAATCGTGCGAACTCAACAGTGACTTGA
- a CDS encoding HdeD family acid-resistance protein: MTTDFQSETNIRKSIGWVIALSIVLIILGIVAILLPGIASAFFTSVIGWITLFSGVVMVVQAFQSRPLRGFWLNLLVGLFYVIAGIYIVLNVGTAVLALTFAFGVLFIVEGIFTIIMAFTNRAGSRASWLVALNGIVTLILGIMVLNRFPSSAIWLIGLYVGISLLMSGVSLLTAALVARRTVTHY; this comes from the coding sequence ATGACAACAGATTTTCAATCGGAAACCAATATCAGAAAATCGATCGGTTGGGTAATTGCTCTCAGTATTGTGCTAATCATTCTAGGAATTGTAGCCATTCTGTTACCAGGCATTGCTTCTGCGTTTTTCACTTCTGTGATTGGCTGGATTACGCTATTCAGCGGAGTTGTCATGGTTGTGCAGGCGTTTCAGTCGCGTCCTCTGCGAGGGTTTTGGCTGAATCTGTTGGTAGGTCTTTTCTATGTCATTGCCGGAATTTACATTGTCTTGAATGTTGGCACCGCCGTTCTGGCGTTGACTTTCGCTTTTGGTGTCTTGTTCATCGTTGAAGGAATTTTCACAATCATCATGGCGTTCACCAATCGAGCAGGCAGTCGCGCTTCTTGGTTGGTGGCTTTAAACGGTATCGTTACCCTGATTTTAGGAATTATGGTGCTCAATCGCTTTCCCTCTAGTGCCATTTGGTTGATTGGATTATACGTAGGCATCAGTTTGCTGATGAGCGGCGTTTCGCTGCTGACAGCGGCGTTGGTGGCACGACGAACCGTGACCCATTACTAG
- a CDS encoding DUF3611 family protein, protein MFKLLDSETANPSPHQIARSLRWLGWSGFWLQALLGFIPILVVVTRTLFGPGQQPRGPSFGIGLSIACLICLVFSIYWCFRYTLLGHKMENRDLRPAKAQVKRDLKLGLLINLGIMAIAILIALVRVGSLTFRMLTLPQGSTVITPNQIGTTVAQGALITPSNMIAIQAMINAIAAGLVGVVVALLLLRQVGQHRSAQD, encoded by the coding sequence ATGTTCAAACTACTTGACTCGGAAACGGCTAATCCATCTCCTCATCAAATTGCTCGTTCTCTGCGATGGCTGGGGTGGAGCGGTTTTTGGTTACAAGCTCTGTTGGGGTTTATTCCAATTCTAGTGGTCGTCACAAGAACACTGTTTGGGCCAGGACAGCAGCCACGCGGACCTTCTTTCGGAATTGGATTATCCATCGCTTGTCTGATTTGCCTGGTTTTCAGCATTTACTGGTGCTTTCGCTATACCCTATTAGGGCATAAAATGGAAAACCGAGATCTGCGTCCTGCCAAAGCTCAGGTGAAACGCGATCTAAAGCTGGGGTTATTGATCAATTTGGGAATTATGGCGATCGCCATCCTCATTGCTCTGGTGCGTGTTGGTTCGTTAACCTTCCGGATGCTGACGCTGCCACAAGGTTCAACGGTGATTACTCCTAATCAGATTGGAACCACCGTCGCCCAAGGCGCGTTGATTACGCCATCCAACATGATTGCCATTCAAGCCATGATTAATGCCATTGCGGCTGGTTTAGTGGGGGTCGTGGTAGCTTTGTTGCTGCTGCGTCAGGTGGGGCAACACCGCAGCGCTCAAGATTGA
- a CDS encoding CAAX protease gives MSFVTLDRIWEVLGWVFGLNGEVFREVAAAPRGGLLALLVVLLAGLSLAIGQSIILFINRVKPIRFVFSLFISAILYLFEVLFLVFSTWLIGLLPRSVQLPLPTLFIVLGLSYAPLLFSFLGALPYLGFPLLRILSIWHLLAMVVGFSAVTNLGMSSAFGYVAFGWFVKELLGNTIGQPLSQLGRRLAERVAGGHLALHRKELTEILQSGFDTRFFTGTTVAAPSVQLDIATPDRQASISTSQSAESLFANASVGAATLPMDALNPDEPIAAPPRTPAIPQSIRLGIMLLGMVLLFLVIALLLRPVRLSLFSWYDSLPWVLRRVLDLSWIGFVALVFAGLLAPLETLGWWAGWYNDDLDTTRSRPTTSAQLSRQNHDSDSPSRYVVYVDGVGQSSDAYTPDVAEFVEALQEVLPDDVEFIQGLMMYSVFNKPLNQDRPLAWLWRLADKMRWENPTALLGFMVNVRNAWIVAISADKRYGPIYNQGIAQVLYNGLLNRGYQPGGGIPITLIGYSGGAQMSIAAAPYLKRVLGSEIDVISLGGVMSANINVLKLGHLYHLVGTKDGVAKLGPLLFPGRRQWFPLSYWNRAMRKGKISEIALGPVGHQVPGGIMDPHALLPTGESHLQHTIALILSILDGRLLDTVPQPHRKLSNYELYKQADFNNHTYYPLMQTVNAHWYRPIAPWMGRLILPQPSERRLVRGVWLEVHHADRGYENLVGQRVMLRWADEPRVKNLVRAVTQDVHFSVDATYSSQYDGTIHPERLNHWQQVGPLESLAGSHPTDDLIVMLTGTVDVQAASSTDRSSLPTLYIRHQPIEITGRYYGLVRFEAPIANTDRFQVSHFNTISRQFDGGQEVVRLPPVVQAKNYGSFPSTTHQLEQSPLNETGWYIYGAQDANGEFVVQSLAPRSLFRLQPDRVVFGSQASYRYIRRESWADVVAQKGRISSVLCVGGRKPSQERSDSIQAAIDEWQVGDRALLLHVYGGIGGNNKEPAAATPIFFGHFSYGLATVIHDPISDERRFDICYYQVYSHNTDGLTAGTLHWSRYMGDRQFGWVGTRPVCDILIKFDPFTGEFDINGDRRSALTTMVKQLEAMTARYRIGDGTGATYVGPANNCAQDSNQALFASLRTLSQMIDANQPLLQTWLTHQPDQVQRYQQLLQIKTKLYQRLQPFGSPRTDWESNEFNLGRSLEDEPLRNLITGLGSWRTLLPRKSSDMVVQVFLEQGASVWVLRTNQVGGYDPDIEPISPMTI, from the coding sequence ATGTCTTTTGTCACACTCGATCGTATTTGGGAAGTCCTGGGCTGGGTCTTTGGATTGAACGGTGAGGTGTTCAGAGAAGTCGCCGCTGCTCCTAGAGGAGGACTGTTGGCGCTGCTTGTGGTGTTGTTGGCTGGGCTGTCGCTAGCGATCGGTCAAAGCATTATTTTATTTATTAATCGGGTGAAACCGATCCGCTTTGTCTTCAGCCTATTCATTAGCGCTATTCTCTATCTGTTCGAAGTACTGTTTCTGGTCTTTAGTACTTGGTTAATTGGTCTGCTGCCGCGATCGGTTCAGTTACCATTACCTACGCTGTTTATTGTTCTGGGACTCAGCTATGCACCGCTGCTGTTCAGCTTTCTGGGAGCGTTGCCGTATCTAGGGTTTCCCTTATTGAGAATTCTATCAATCTGGCACTTGTTGGCCATGGTGGTCGGCTTCAGTGCAGTAACCAATCTTGGCATGAGTTCAGCGTTTGGCTATGTCGCGTTCGGCTGGTTTGTCAAAGAACTATTGGGAAACACAATTGGACAACCGCTCTCTCAGCTAGGACGGCGTTTGGCTGAACGAGTGGCCGGAGGACATCTGGCACTACATCGGAAGGAACTAACTGAAATTCTGCAATCTGGCTTTGACACTCGATTTTTTACCGGTACTACCGTAGCGGCTCCATCCGTTCAACTAGACATCGCAACGCCCGATCGCCAAGCCTCGATTTCAACGTCACAGTCTGCTGAATCTTTGTTTGCGAACGCCTCAGTGGGTGCCGCCACCCTGCCAATGGACGCTCTCAACCCTGACGAACCGATCGCAGCGCCACCTCGAACCCCAGCCATTCCGCAATCCATTCGCTTGGGCATCATGTTACTAGGCATGGTGCTGTTGTTTCTGGTGATTGCCCTGCTGTTGCGCCCCGTTCGCCTCAGCTTATTTAGCTGGTACGACAGCTTGCCATGGGTGTTGCGTCGAGTGTTGGATCTATCGTGGATTGGATTCGTGGCACTCGTGTTTGCGGGGCTATTAGCTCCCCTAGAAACCTTGGGCTGGTGGGCTGGTTGGTACAACGACGATTTAGATACTACCCGCTCTCGACCGACAACCTCAGCTCAGTTATCTCGTCAGAATCACGATTCAGACTCTCCGTCTCGCTATGTTGTTTATGTGGATGGTGTGGGTCAATCCAGCGACGCTTATACGCCCGATGTAGCAGAATTTGTCGAAGCACTTCAGGAGGTTTTGCCAGACGATGTGGAGTTCATCCAGGGGTTAATGATGTACTCGGTGTTCAACAAACCCCTCAATCAAGATCGACCGCTGGCCTGGCTGTGGCGATTGGCAGACAAAATGCGTTGGGAAAACCCGACGGCGCTGTTGGGTTTTATGGTGAATGTCCGCAATGCCTGGATTGTAGCAATCTCTGCGGACAAACGTTATGGCCCAATTTACAACCAGGGAATCGCTCAAGTGCTCTACAACGGGCTGCTGAACCGGGGCTATCAGCCAGGCGGCGGCATTCCCATTACCCTAATTGGCTACAGTGGCGGTGCGCAGATGTCGATCGCGGCGGCTCCTTATCTCAAGCGCGTGTTGGGCAGTGAAATTGACGTGATCTCCTTGGGAGGCGTCATGAGTGCCAATATCAATGTATTGAAATTGGGGCATCTTTACCATCTAGTGGGCACCAAAGATGGAGTAGCGAAGCTAGGGCCGTTGCTGTTTCCGGGACGACGCCAATGGTTTCCGTTGTCCTATTGGAACCGAGCCATGCGCAAGGGCAAAATCAGCGAGATTGCGTTGGGCCCAGTGGGACATCAGGTCCCCGGCGGCATTATGGACCCTCACGCCTTACTGCCTACGGGTGAAAGCCATTTGCAACATACGATCGCCCTGATTCTGTCCATTCTGGACGGTCGGCTGCTGGATACTGTCCCTCAACCGCATCGCAAACTCAGCAATTATGAACTGTATAAGCAGGCCGACTTTAACAACCACACCTACTATCCCCTGATGCAGACCGTGAATGCCCACTGGTATCGCCCGATCGCACCGTGGATGGGACGATTGATTTTACCGCAACCATCGGAACGACGACTGGTGCGTGGTGTCTGGTTAGAAGTGCATCATGCCGATCGAGGTTATGAGAATCTGGTGGGGCAACGAGTGATGCTGCGTTGGGCCGACGAGCCGAGGGTGAAAAACTTGGTGCGGGCTGTCACTCAAGACGTGCACTTCAGTGTTGATGCTACCTATTCCAGTCAATACGACGGCACAATTCATCCAGAACGACTCAACCATTGGCAGCAGGTGGGGCCCTTAGAATCGCTGGCGGGGTCTCATCCCACCGATGATTTGATCGTGATGTTGACGGGAACCGTAGACGTTCAGGCAGCCAGTAGCACCGATCGCTCCTCCCTTCCCACCCTCTACATTCGCCACCAACCGATCGAAATCACGGGACGCTATTACGGACTGGTGCGGTTTGAAGCGCCGATTGCCAACACCGATCGGTTTCAGGTCAGCCATTTCAACACTATTTCTCGTCAGTTTGATGGTGGGCAAGAAGTGGTGCGATTGCCGCCAGTCGTCCAGGCAAAGAATTACGGTAGTTTTCCTTCAACCACCCACCAGCTAGAGCAAAGCCCGCTCAATGAGACAGGTTGGTATATCTATGGCGCTCAGGATGCCAATGGGGAGTTTGTGGTGCAGTCGTTGGCTCCCCGATCGCTGTTTCGGCTCCAACCCGATCGCGTTGTGTTTGGCAGTCAAGCATCCTATCGCTATATTCGACGGGAATCTTGGGCCGATGTAGTGGCGCAGAAGGGCAGAATTTCGTCAGTGCTGTGTGTGGGCGGCCGCAAACCCAGCCAGGAACGCTCCGATTCTATTCAGGCCGCGATTGATGAGTGGCAAGTGGGCGATCGGGCGCTGTTGCTGCATGTCTATGGCGGCATTGGCGGCAATAATAAGGAACCAGCGGCGGCTACCCCAATCTTCTTTGGCCATTTTTCCTATGGGCTGGCCACAGTGATTCATGATCCAATTAGCGATGAACGACGGTTTGATATTTGCTATTACCAGGTGTACTCCCACAACACCGATGGACTGACGGCGGGAACGCTGCACTGGTCACGGTATATGGGCGATCGGCAATTTGGGTGGGTGGGAACGCGCCCGGTTTGCGATATTTTGATCAAATTTGACCCCTTCACGGGCGAGTTTGATATCAACGGCGATCGGCGATCGGCACTGACAACGATGGTGAAGCAACTGGAAGCGATGACGGCTCGCTATCGAATTGGCGATGGCACGGGGGCAACCTATGTTGGACCGGCGAATAATTGTGCTCAAGATTCCAACCAAGCCCTATTTGCTAGCCTGCGTACACTGTCGCAGATGATCGATGCCAATCAACCTCTGTTGCAAACTTGGCTAACTCATCAACCCGACCAAGTTCAGCGCTATCAACAGCTTTTGCAAATAAAAACCAAACTGTATCAACGCTTGCAGCCGTTTGGTTCGCCCCGCACCGATTGGGAAAGTAATGAGTTTAATTTGGGTAGGAGTTTAGAAGATGAACCGCTCCGCAACTTAATCACGGGCTTGGGCAGTTGGCGCACCCTGTTGCCGCGTAAGTCCAGTGATATGGTAGTTCAAGTTTTTCTAGAGCAGGGGGCATCGGTTTGGGTACTGCGCACGAACCAAGTTGGAGGTTACGATCCAGACATTGAGCCGATTTCACCGATGACGATTTAG
- a CDS encoding tetratricopeptide repeat protein, which yields MTLSFNRIEEWEQRRSEANHCYKQGRFQEYLDHAIENLLLARTLPDRGREGRALNDVGLAYLSCWQIQPALDCFEQALELAKELNNQRAEAITLSNIGSAYSRLGQFSQALAYFNEALPMFRALQDTEGEISTLNDVALIYTKLGEPKRALLLQSQILEMRRLLGDFSGEATTLNGIGFAYSTLGQFEQALEFFQAALPIQQAVKNLAGEAITLNNIASVYSDLGKPRQALLLYHQVLLTRRVLNDRAGEATTLHNMGYMYSLLSEQRQALKFYKQAISIHQELGDRLGEITTLLNMGSLYRSRRQKKLARSCYSTAQKLVEQIEHPPLLEKVQQCMNSL from the coding sequence ATGACACTGTCTTTTAACCGCATTGAGGAATGGGAGCAACGTCGCAGCGAGGCCAACCACTGCTATAAGCAAGGGCGATTCCAAGAATATCTTGATCACGCCATTGAAAATTTGCTTTTAGCCAGAACGTTGCCCGATCGCGGTAGAGAAGGCCGAGCACTCAACGACGTTGGTTTAGCTTACCTTAGCTGTTGGCAAATACAACCAGCCCTAGACTGTTTTGAGCAAGCCTTAGAGTTGGCAAAAGAACTGAACAATCAGCGGGCTGAAGCAATTACCCTCAGCAATATTGGCTCTGCCTACAGCCGCCTCGGTCAATTCTCGCAAGCGTTGGCTTATTTTAACGAAGCCCTGCCGATGTTTAGAGCCTTGCAAGATACCGAAGGCGAAATTTCCACTCTGAATGATGTGGCTCTGATTTATACCAAACTGGGGGAGCCAAAGCGAGCACTGTTGTTGCAGAGTCAAATCTTGGAAATGCGGCGCTTGTTGGGTGATTTTTCGGGGGAAGCTACCACGCTCAATGGTATTGGCTTTGCCTACAGCACCCTTGGGCAGTTTGAGCAAGCGCTAGAGTTTTTTCAGGCGGCGCTGCCGATTCAGCAGGCAGTTAAAAATTTGGCGGGAGAGGCCATTACGCTCAATAACATTGCGTCGGTGTATAGCGATTTGGGCAAACCCAGACAGGCGCTTTTGCTCTATCATCAGGTGTTGCTAACTCGCCGGGTTTTGAACGATCGCGCTGGGGAAGCCACGACGCTTCACAACATGGGCTATATGTACAGCCTGCTGTCTGAGCAACGGCAAGCGCTGAAGTTCTATAAACAAGCCATCAGCATTCACCAAGAGTTGGGCGATCGGCTCGGTGAAATTACAACGCTGCTGAATATGGGCAGCCTGTATCGTAGCCGTCGTCAAAAGAAACTTGCCCGATCGTGTTACTCCACTGCACAAAAATTGGTAGAGCAAATTGAGCATCCGCCGCTGCTGGAAAAGGTGCAGCAGTGTATGAATTCGTTATAG
- a CDS encoding dihydrofolate reductase family protein, giving the protein MKTQYYTATSLDGFIATEDDSLDWLFSLGDLTNSSYPAFIAEVGALVMGASTYEWIVRNADQVAAETGAAWPYTQPVWVFTSRKLPLIEGAIIRFVKGDVQPIHKEMREAAAGKNIWIVGGGDLAGQFYDAGLLDELIVQIGSATLGRGKQLFPRRVLSPTLRLVSVRQMGAGMAELRYDVSKTQGR; this is encoded by the coding sequence ATGAAAACTCAGTACTATACAGCCACTAGCCTTGACGGATTCATCGCAACCGAAGATGATTCATTGGACTGGCTGTTTTCGCTTGGCGACCTGACTAACTCTAGCTACCCAGCGTTCATTGCCGAGGTCGGTGCCTTGGTTATGGGAGCGTCCACCTACGAGTGGATTGTTCGCAATGCCGATCAGGTTGCTGCCGAAACCGGAGCCGCGTGGCCCTACACTCAGCCTGTCTGGGTATTCACCAGTCGTAAGCTCCCGCTCATCGAGGGTGCAATCATTCGATTTGTCAAAGGAGATGTGCAACCAATTCACAAGGAAATGCGGGAGGCGGCGGCAGGCAAAAACATCTGGATCGTGGGAGGGGGTGACTTGGCCGGACAATTCTACGATGCTGGGCTTTTGGATGAGCTAATCGTCCAGATTGGGTCGGCTACTCTGGGCAGAGGAAAGCAATTGTTTCCGCGGCGGGTGCTGAGTCCAACTTTACGTCTGGTGTCGGTTCGTCAAATGGGCGCTGGTATGGCCGAACTTCGTTATGACGTGAGTAAAACCCAGGGTAGATAA
- a CDS encoding NUDIX hydrolase encodes MFKQSGVVPYRFQQGRLELLLITSSKRKRWGIPKGWIEPWMSAAESAAKEAREEAGVLGKVQLPAIGFYEHRKLGVPCRVEVFLMRVDTVLETWDEADRRQREWVSLAKAMKRVKQTELQQLLQRMHRLDERYTLMA; translated from the coding sequence ATGTTTAAGCAATCGGGTGTCGTTCCATACCGTTTCCAGCAAGGCAGGCTTGAGTTGTTATTAATCACCTCGTCTAAGCGCAAGCGCTGGGGCATTCCCAAGGGATGGATCGAGCCGTGGATGAGTGCAGCCGAATCAGCCGCGAAAGAAGCCCGCGAAGAGGCAGGCGTATTAGGAAAGGTGCAGTTACCGGCGATTGGGTTTTATGAGCACCGCAAATTAGGAGTACCTTGTCGTGTCGAAGTATTTCTGATGCGAGTAGACACGGTCCTTGAAACTTGGGATGAAGCCGATCGACGGCAGCGAGAATGGGTTAGCCTTGCCAAAGCCATGAAACGGGTGAAACAAACAGAATTACAGCAACTCTTGCAACGCATGCACCGGTTAGACGAGCGTTACACCTTGATGGCGTGA